The genome window CCTCATGTCATAGGGGCGAAAATGATCACAGAGTTTTCTTCCGCAATGTCCAAGTTTGTAGCCGAGTTTTCCTACGGTTACTGGTTTTCCGCTGGGCCACAAGTATAGCGCGTTTCCTGAATATTGGTTTTCGACTTTTGGTCGCCATTTGTCAATCCAATTCTTGAGGCTTTTGTGGGATTGCGAACTCAAGATGTGTTTTTCAGGTAGGATTGTTCGTTTCTGTCGATGTTTCTTGGTTTCCGTTATGGTGATACTTCCTCGTCCCTGTGAGTCAATGATCACATCGTCAACAGTCATCTCGCAGATCTCACTCGGCACTCTCCATCCAATCATAAAGCTGTGATAGAACAAGTATTGGTAGAGAGCATTCTCATAGGAATCTTCCGAGTGTTTGCTAGAGAAGAATTTTTTCACTGTATCTGGGAACGGCAGAAGTCGTTGTCCGTTCTCTGGTGCATAGGGTGGTTTGTATGGCCAGATTGGTATTCCGAATGCTTCAAGGAACATTCGCATGGTCTTCCATTCGTGTTTGAGCGCATGCGGTGATGCTTGTTCGATTTCCTCTCGATAATCCATGTGTCTACGGAAGTTCTCATAGTTAGGATTTTTGAAATCCACTGGCATCAGATGATGTTCCATAAAGCGTGCGTATCTAAGTCGTTTTTCGATGGTTGAAAGCGACAATCGTTTTTGGAAATACGACCATACTGCAACATCTAAGAAAGATGAATCCTCAGGTTTTAGGGTGATTGGGCAATTAAATCTATGAAGTTTTTTAATTACATATTCAAGTTCACCCATATCCTTTCCATACTGTTTGTTTTGGTCGATAGGTTGGCCTAATAGTTCGAATATTTCTATCCATTTTTCACAACTACCTCCCACCAATTCATCAAATGAATTGGTATAAACCGAAATGGTTTTGCTGTTAAAAAAATCGATCGTCTGCTGGGTTTGATTTCCATTGGGAAAAGATTTATAGCATCTGTTTTCTTCATGTTCTCGGGGGTTTGATAGCACCAATATCAGACCTCCAGGCCCCTTGAGTACTA of Candidatus Thermoplasmatota archaeon contains these proteins:
- a CDS encoding site-specific integrase, whose protein sequence is MLSNPREHEENRCYKSFPNGNQTQQTIDFFNSKTISVYTNSFDELVGGSCEKWIEIFELLGQPIDQNKQYGKDMGELEYVIKKLHRFNCPITLKPEDSSFLDVAVWSYFQKRLSLSTIEKRLRYARFMEHHLMPVDFKNPNYENFRRHMDYREEIEQASPHALKHEWKTMRMFLEAFGIPIWPYKPPYAPENGQRLLPFPDTVKKFFSSKHSEDSYENALYQYLFYHSFMIGWRVPSEICEMTVDDVIIDSQGRGSITITETKKHRQKRTILPEKHILSSQSHKSLKNWIDKWRPKVENQYSGNALYLWPSGKPVTVGKLGYKLGHCGRKLCDHFRPYDMRHWCAVSRLIETKIQTGHFEPYTVKNWLGHTDIKVTENYIHYAEMYYNQYPKSWIHSALRSHQSNNGVRGQHKVKPEFG